The following are from one region of the Oreochromis aureus strain Israel breed Guangdong linkage group 1, ZZ_aureus, whole genome shotgun sequence genome:
- the mtmr10 gene encoding myotubularin-related protein 10 isoform X1 — protein sequence MFPAKVPKPTFKCYLPPAQTDVKNTVEKPLKKLEAKLLSGEIVVNEVNFVRKCISTENNQEGLWGKLICTNFKVSFIPQDTSPKQKSTLSHLLLGEHDIPLTCLEQVVTVNDTKGKKKVLGSNQKLKFNPTELILYCKDLRVIRFCFDEAGPESARKVCLAIAHYSHPADLQLLFGFEYQGRRYHESKAERVNGSTPRGLQTPIFDRSSDWDREIKRTNASEWRVCSINQNYAVSSSLPEHIVVPSSLTDQDLVQYASSFTDGRIPMWCWSHSNGSALVRMASLTDPLQQKKTEQKIFAAITKSHPQRNEPFRSDLDKSLPSILDIQSAFVKLRQICILDPFEESEERWLSTIENSRWLEYVRAFLKHSAEMVYHLEGGNSSVILQEEEDRDLNCVVSALMQLMLDPRYRSLIGFQSLVQKEWVMAGHRFLDRCNHLKKNDKEESPLFLLFLDCVWQMMNQYPAAFEFTETYLTVLSDSMWIPLFSTFLFNSSKQRAQHLMDFAKHKAIPQGEDQVVYFPPVWEWSQQFSTKDQTLFNNPMYVGKGAACVQNGEVKTFKRKPKAYSSTLRGPPTNLRNGVKGGEETLTRRSSLANELKSELTPVKDESPSERFFKDWFSRPADLQGLLIPLLMPSHMAFWKLFFLRWVPEACISKGGPVTTYHKLSQLVDEIEILQSQLRQYKGTSPGNTPLTSSGGNPTDQRRMYFQASSPDDPSTPPEYLTSSFPFTPTGNLSRRTVQGTPISKFLNGARIWLSTETLANDTV from the exons ATGTTTCCTGCCAAAGTACCGAAACCGACTTTCAAGTGTTATCTCCCTCCTGCACAG ACTGATGTGAAGAATACAGTTGAAAAACCTCTTAAAAAGTTGGAGGCAAAGTTGCTTTCAG GTGAGATAGTAGTTAATGAGGTGAACTTTGTGAGGAAATGTATCAGCACTGAAAACAACCAAGAAGGCCTTTGGGGGAAGCTGATATGTACCAACTTTAAGGTGTCCTTCATTCCTCAGGACACTTCACCAAAGCAG AAGTCCACGTTGTCCCACCTGCTGCTCGGAGAGCATGACATCCCCCTGACCTGTCTGGAGCAAGTAGTAACAG TGAATGATACAAAGGGGAAGAAGAAAGTATTGGGCTCAAACCAGAAGCTAAAGTTCAACCCCACTGAGCTCATACTGTACTGCAAAGACTTGCGCGTGATACGGTTCTGTTTTGACGAAGCTGGACCTGAAAGCGCCAGAAAG gtTTGCCTGGCTATTGCCCACTACTCTCATCCAGCTGATCTTCAACTGCTGTTTGGCTTTGAGTATCAAGGACGGCGATACCATGAATCTAAAG cagAACGAGTCAATGGTTCCACCCCGAGAGGATTACAGACCCCCATTTTTGACCGTTCCTCTGATTGGGATCGGGAAATCAAGAGAACGAATGCTTCAGAGTGGAGAGTGTGCTCCATCAACCAGAATTATGCCGTCTCATCAAG tcTTCCAGAGCACATTGTAGTCCCGTCATCTCTGACAGATCAAGATCTGGTGCAGTATGCATCATCATTCACTGATGGTCGCATCCCT ATGTGGTGCTGGAGTCACTCCAATGGGAGTGCTCTTGTCCGAATGGCCAGCTTAACTGATCCATTACAGCAAAAGAAGACTGAGCAGAA aATCTTTGCCGCTATCACAAAAAGCCACCCACAGCGCAATGAACCGTTTAGATCGGATCTGGACAAGAGTCTGCCTTCTATCCTGGACATCCAGAGCGCATTTGTTAAACTGAGGCAGATATGTATCCTAG ATCCGTTTGAGGAGTCTGAGGAGAGGTGGCTTTCAACCATTGAAAACTCTCGATGGCTTGAATATGTCAG GGCCTTTTTGAAACACTCTGCTGAGATGGTCTATCACTTAGAGGGAGGGAATTCCTCTGTCATTCTTCAAG AAGAGGAAGACCGAGACCTAAACTGTGTAGTATCCGCATTGATGCAGCTCATGTTGGACCCTCGCTATCGCAGCCTCATTGGCTTTCAGAGTTTGGTGCAGAAGGAGTGGGTGATGGCTGGCCATCGCTTCTTGGACAGATGCAACCACTTgaagaaaaatgacaaagaggag TCCCCACTGTTCCTGTTGTTCCTGGACTGCGTGTGGCAGATGATGAACCAGTACCCAGCAGCGTTTGAGTTCACAGAGACCTATCTGACAGTACTGAGTGACAGCATGTGGATCCCACTGTTCAGTACTTTCCTGTTCAATTCATCCAAGCAGCGTGCCCAGCACTTGATG GACTTTGCCAAGCACAAAGCCATCCCTCAAGGAGAAGACCAGGTTGTGTATTTCCCTCCAGTTTGGGAGTGGTCACAGCAGTTCTCAACTAAAGATCAAACCCTCTTTAACAACCCCATGTATGTCGGCAAAGGAGCTGCCTGTGTTCAGAACGGTGAAGTGAAAACCTTCAAACGCAAG CCAAAAGCCTACAGTTCCACATTACGAGGGCCACCCACAAATCTGCGTAATGGGGTAAAGGGTGGGGAGGAGACCCTGACCCGACGAAGCTCTCTAGCTAACGAGTTGAAGTCTGAGCTGACACCAGTGAAAGACGAAAGTCCATCTGAGCGCTTCTTCAAGGACTGGTTCTCTCGACCCGCTGACCTGCAGGGCCTGCTGATTCCCCTGCTCATGCCCTCTCATATGGCTTTTTGGAAGCTCTTCTTTCTCCGCTGGGTTCCTGAAGCCTGCATCTCCAAAGGAGGCCCAGTCACCACCTACCACAAGCTCTCTCAGCTGGTTGATGAAATTGAGATACTGCAGAGCCAACTCAGGCAATATAAGGGAACCAGTCCGGGCAACACACCACTCACAAGCTCAGGTGGAAACCCTACAGACCAAAGAAGGATGTATTTTCAAGCCAGTTCTCCCGATGACCCCTCTACACCTCCAGAATACCTTACATCTTCCTTTCCTTTCACCCCAACGGGCAACCTTTCCCGCCGCACTGTCCAAGGGACTCCCATTAGCAAATTTCTGAATGGTGCAAGGATCTGGCTCTCGACAGAGACTCTTGCTAATGACACCGTCTGA
- the mtmr10 gene encoding myotubularin-related protein 10 isoform X2 — MFPAKVPKPTFKCYLPPAQTDVKNTVEKPLKKLEAKLLSGEIVVNEVNFVRKCISTENNQEGLWGKLICTNFKVSFIPQDTSPKQKSTLSHLLLGEHDIPLTCLEQVVTVNDTKGKKKVLGSNQKLKFNPTELILYCKDLRVIRFCFDEAGPESARKVCLAIAHYSHPADLQLLFGFEYQGRRYHESKERVNGSTPRGLQTPIFDRSSDWDREIKRTNASEWRVCSINQNYAVSSSLPEHIVVPSSLTDQDLVQYASSFTDGRIPMWCWSHSNGSALVRMASLTDPLQQKKTEQKIFAAITKSHPQRNEPFRSDLDKSLPSILDIQSAFVKLRQICILDPFEESEERWLSTIENSRWLEYVRAFLKHSAEMVYHLEGGNSSVILQEEEDRDLNCVVSALMQLMLDPRYRSLIGFQSLVQKEWVMAGHRFLDRCNHLKKNDKEESPLFLLFLDCVWQMMNQYPAAFEFTETYLTVLSDSMWIPLFSTFLFNSSKQRAQHLMDFAKHKAIPQGEDQVVYFPPVWEWSQQFSTKDQTLFNNPMYVGKGAACVQNGEVKTFKRKPKAYSSTLRGPPTNLRNGVKGGEETLTRRSSLANELKSELTPVKDESPSERFFKDWFSRPADLQGLLIPLLMPSHMAFWKLFFLRWVPEACISKGGPVTTYHKLSQLVDEIEILQSQLRQYKGTSPGNTPLTSSGGNPTDQRRMYFQASSPDDPSTPPEYLTSSFPFTPTGNLSRRTVQGTPISKFLNGARIWLSTETLANDTV, encoded by the exons ATGTTTCCTGCCAAAGTACCGAAACCGACTTTCAAGTGTTATCTCCCTCCTGCACAG ACTGATGTGAAGAATACAGTTGAAAAACCTCTTAAAAAGTTGGAGGCAAAGTTGCTTTCAG GTGAGATAGTAGTTAATGAGGTGAACTTTGTGAGGAAATGTATCAGCACTGAAAACAACCAAGAAGGCCTTTGGGGGAAGCTGATATGTACCAACTTTAAGGTGTCCTTCATTCCTCAGGACACTTCACCAAAGCAG AAGTCCACGTTGTCCCACCTGCTGCTCGGAGAGCATGACATCCCCCTGACCTGTCTGGAGCAAGTAGTAACAG TGAATGATACAAAGGGGAAGAAGAAAGTATTGGGCTCAAACCAGAAGCTAAAGTTCAACCCCACTGAGCTCATACTGTACTGCAAAGACTTGCGCGTGATACGGTTCTGTTTTGACGAAGCTGGACCTGAAAGCGCCAGAAAG gtTTGCCTGGCTATTGCCCACTACTCTCATCCAGCTGATCTTCAACTGCTGTTTGGCTTTGAGTATCAAGGACGGCGATACCATGAATCTAAAG AACGAGTCAATGGTTCCACCCCGAGAGGATTACAGACCCCCATTTTTGACCGTTCCTCTGATTGGGATCGGGAAATCAAGAGAACGAATGCTTCAGAGTGGAGAGTGTGCTCCATCAACCAGAATTATGCCGTCTCATCAAG tcTTCCAGAGCACATTGTAGTCCCGTCATCTCTGACAGATCAAGATCTGGTGCAGTATGCATCATCATTCACTGATGGTCGCATCCCT ATGTGGTGCTGGAGTCACTCCAATGGGAGTGCTCTTGTCCGAATGGCCAGCTTAACTGATCCATTACAGCAAAAGAAGACTGAGCAGAA aATCTTTGCCGCTATCACAAAAAGCCACCCACAGCGCAATGAACCGTTTAGATCGGATCTGGACAAGAGTCTGCCTTCTATCCTGGACATCCAGAGCGCATTTGTTAAACTGAGGCAGATATGTATCCTAG ATCCGTTTGAGGAGTCTGAGGAGAGGTGGCTTTCAACCATTGAAAACTCTCGATGGCTTGAATATGTCAG GGCCTTTTTGAAACACTCTGCTGAGATGGTCTATCACTTAGAGGGAGGGAATTCCTCTGTCATTCTTCAAG AAGAGGAAGACCGAGACCTAAACTGTGTAGTATCCGCATTGATGCAGCTCATGTTGGACCCTCGCTATCGCAGCCTCATTGGCTTTCAGAGTTTGGTGCAGAAGGAGTGGGTGATGGCTGGCCATCGCTTCTTGGACAGATGCAACCACTTgaagaaaaatgacaaagaggag TCCCCACTGTTCCTGTTGTTCCTGGACTGCGTGTGGCAGATGATGAACCAGTACCCAGCAGCGTTTGAGTTCACAGAGACCTATCTGACAGTACTGAGTGACAGCATGTGGATCCCACTGTTCAGTACTTTCCTGTTCAATTCATCCAAGCAGCGTGCCCAGCACTTGATG GACTTTGCCAAGCACAAAGCCATCCCTCAAGGAGAAGACCAGGTTGTGTATTTCCCTCCAGTTTGGGAGTGGTCACAGCAGTTCTCAACTAAAGATCAAACCCTCTTTAACAACCCCATGTATGTCGGCAAAGGAGCTGCCTGTGTTCAGAACGGTGAAGTGAAAACCTTCAAACGCAAG CCAAAAGCCTACAGTTCCACATTACGAGGGCCACCCACAAATCTGCGTAATGGGGTAAAGGGTGGGGAGGAGACCCTGACCCGACGAAGCTCTCTAGCTAACGAGTTGAAGTCTGAGCTGACACCAGTGAAAGACGAAAGTCCATCTGAGCGCTTCTTCAAGGACTGGTTCTCTCGACCCGCTGACCTGCAGGGCCTGCTGATTCCCCTGCTCATGCCCTCTCATATGGCTTTTTGGAAGCTCTTCTTTCTCCGCTGGGTTCCTGAAGCCTGCATCTCCAAAGGAGGCCCAGTCACCACCTACCACAAGCTCTCTCAGCTGGTTGATGAAATTGAGATACTGCAGAGCCAACTCAGGCAATATAAGGGAACCAGTCCGGGCAACACACCACTCACAAGCTCAGGTGGAAACCCTACAGACCAAAGAAGGATGTATTTTCAAGCCAGTTCTCCCGATGACCCCTCTACACCTCCAGAATACCTTACATCTTCCTTTCCTTTCACCCCAACGGGCAACCTTTCCCGCCGCACTGTCCAAGGGACTCCCATTAGCAAATTTCTGAATGGTGCAAGGATCTGGCTCTCGACAGAGACTCTTGCTAATGACACCGTCTGA
- the atxn1l gene encoding ataxin-1-like, producing the protein MKPAQERNQECLPPKKRDLPISNSSSGAGGTVGGGVPVGGANSGAGSAAGGIAEEEVVSIQNCGASSETQGGTPSGEWLRAQPGLHYGVDNSDSIPAVPVDQYSMLYKVALPSATYSPTSLHPVLSHISPAYTVHSPLLQHHPGIPYPPLGYAQIPHSSLQFVSSPYAAVPYALPPGFVPGSLISPSGTIPQPHAVSHLVPYPSVIQEGVVSPPPQAQVAAHTFAKVAASSGVPLMLPSEQAAQQHLGTVGVLPAAELSSRGMPVFCHPQGARGATAVRDCHSSQQENELEVNGGDKEQGAREVVPDSVYTARNARLPQVACSSASQEHSQDKVLQNRRLEERSSPGQRSTPDSDLEVQQVVGRLVSSNQSGIGARKEVSFAPLNLSQGGHRARDVHGESPGVISSRTAYATQTASYSDHRVTALQQQAGQPGHAVMFANGQPVLIPLECHPHQQPQQHYPGQANDASASHASTTMASPSPSFKASDSSARVCLSERVEPITAQQQPLPQPPVQPTADVTQALTSSLAPAPAPCNPSHFMKGAIIQLATGELKRVEDLQTQDFVRSAEVSGGLKIDSSLVMDIRGSQQRPGLVSLHFTVGEQQSKVTIDVPPEHPFFVFGQGWSSCSPERTAQLYGLACHHLQVGDMCVSITLQQQPPLPPQQQKQPQHHHSQTQQQQQNLSRTISKANATSGPGHQLMGPPAPQQSRPPSHFRLDRIHRERQKDGEKDLADKEEATQLGAVGRTESPIRPSRTSGEHPRSQSSYHLHTEASAFAEAGMGAMQAALGASQRRWSSPGLRRYSMKGDEGPRPQIISSSHTRPSFIPQEVKLSIEGRSNAGK; encoded by the exons ATGAAACCAGCTCAGGAGCGTAATCAGGAGTGCCTGCCTCCTAAGAAAAGGGATCTCCCAATAAGTAACAGCAGCAGTGGAGCTGGAGGGACAGTGGGAGGTGGGGTTCCAGTCGGAGGGGCTAACAGCGGAGCTGGCAGTGCTGCTGGTGGTATTGCAGAAGAGGAAGTTGTTTCCATCCAGAATTGCGGAGCCAGCAGTGAAACTCAGGGAGGGACCCCCTCTGGAGAGTGGCTGCGAGCTCAGCCAGGGCTTCATTATGGAGTGGATAATTCTGACAGCATACCAGCAGTGCCCGTTGACCAGTACAGTATGCTCTACAAAGTGGCCCTTCCATCTGCTACCTACTCACCTACCAGTCTACACCCAGTGTTAAGCCACATTTCTCCAGCCTATACTGTACACTCTCCCCTCCTGCAGCATCATCCTGGCATTCCCTATCCCCCTCTTGGTTATGCACAGATCCCTCATTCTTCTCTCCAGTTTGTCAGTTCCCCTTATGCAGCAGTACCTTACGCGCTCCCCCCTGGGTTTGTCCCAGGATCATTAATCTCTCCCTCAGGGACCATCCCGCAGCCCCATGCTGTGTCCCACCTTGTTCCCTACCCATCTGTCATACAAGAAGGTGTTGTTTCTCCACCTCCTCAGGCCCAGGTGGCTGCTCATACCTTTGCCAAAGTTGCAGCTTCCAGTGGTGTCCCACTGATGCTGCCCTCAGAGCAAGCTGCCCAGCAGCACCTTGGTACTGTTGGAGTCCTGCCTGCAGCAGAGCTTAGCTCCCGAGGGATGCCCGTCTTCTGCCACCCTCAGGGAGCAAGGGGTGCCACTGCCGTCAGAGACTGCCACAGTTCCCAGCAAGAGAATGAATTGGAGGTGAATGGAGGGGACAAAGAGCAGGGAGCCAGAGAGGTTGTACCAGACTCGGTCTACACTGCCAGAAATGCACGTCTACCACAGGTTGCATGCAGCTCAGCATCACAGGAGCACAGCCAAGACAAAGTCCTGCAGAACCGAAGACTGGAAGAGAGAAGTTCTCCTGGTCAGCGCAGCACTCCGGACAGTGACCTGGAG GTGCAGCAGGTGGTTGGTCGTTTGGTTTCCTCTAACCAAAGTGGTATCGGAGCACGTAAAGAGGTCTCCTTTGCTCCCTTGAACCTCTCTCAGGGTGGCCACAGAGCCAGAGATGTCCACGGAGAGAGTCCAGGTGTAATTTCCAGCCGAACTGCGTACGCGACGCAGACGGCGAGTTACAGTGATCACAGAGTCACCGCCCTCCAGCAGCAAGCAGGACAGCCGGGCCACGCTGTCATGTTTGCCAATGGGCAACCGGTACTTATTCCCTTGGAGTGTCATCCGCATCAGCAACCACAGCAACACTACCCGGGACAGGCTAATGATGCCTCAGCCAGCCATGCCTCTACCACCATGGCCTCCCCTAGCCCAAGCTTTAAAGCCTCTGATTCTTCAGCCAGAGTGTGCCTCTCCGAAAGGGTGGAGCCAATCACAGCTCAGCAGCAGCCTCTCCCGCAGCCTCCAGTCCAGCCTACAGCAGATGTGACTCAGGCCTTAACTTCAAGCCTTGCTCCCGCACCGGCTCCTTGCAACCCGTCGCACTTCATGAAGGGGGCAATTATTCAGCTGGCTACTGGGGAGCTGAAGCGTGTGGAGGACCTGCAGACTCAGGATTTTGTGCGTAGCGCCGAAGTGAGCGGAGGGCTTAAAATCGACTCCAGCTTGGTGATGGACATCCGCGGCAGCCAGCAGAGACCCGGTCTGGTGTCACTTCATTTTACTGTAGGGGAGCAGCAGAGCAAAGTGACCATCGATGTGCCCCCGGAGCACCCCTTCTTTGTCTTTGGCCAGGGATGGTCATCTTGCAGCCCCGAACGCACGGCCCAGCTCTACGGTTTGGCCTGCCATCATCTACAAGTTGGTGACATGTGTGTGTCCATCACCCTGCAGCAGCAGCCGCCGCTTCCTCCACAACAACAGAAGCAACCACAGCACCATCATTCACAAacgcaacaacaacaacagaaccTGTCCAGGACTATAAGCAAAGCCAATGCTACATCAGGACCTGGTCACCAGCTAATGGGGCCTCCAGCCCCTCAGCAGTCACGGCCGCCATCTCATTTCAGATTGGACCGCATTCACAGAGAACGACAGAAGGATGGAGAGAAAGATTTGGCCGATAAAGAGGAAGCCACACAGCTAGGGGCTGTAGGGCGCACTGAGTCGCCCATCAGACCAAGTAGGACCTCAGGAGAGCATCCAAGGAGCCAGAGCAGTTACCACTTGCACACAGAAGCCTCTGCTTTTGCAGAGGCAGGGATGGGAGCAATGCAGGCTGCACTAGGTGCCTCACAGAGGCGCTGGTCCTCGCCTGGCCTCCGAAGATACAGTATGAAGGGAGACGAAGGGCCACGCCCTCAGATAATCAGCTCCAGCCACACAAGGCCTTCTTTCATCCCACAGGAGGTCAAACTGTCCATTGAGGGGCGCTCTAATGCAGGGAAGTAG